The Penaeus chinensis breed Huanghai No. 1 chromosome 16, ASM1920278v2, whole genome shotgun sequence genome window below encodes:
- the LOC125033705 gene encoding uncharacterized protein LOC125033705, producing MKVMLLVLLGLAALAAARPDEILDFEGDDAEHDQEGEPGKAVTGEYKWESPEGIEFVVKYIADDKGFRVLESNAVPSAGGVRADGEQADLEGDEDDDDEDEDDK from the exons ctcctcgtcctccttggcctggccgccctcgccgccgcccgcCCCGATGAGATCCTTGACTTCGAGGGCGACGACGCCGAGCACGACCAGGAGGGCGAGCCAGGCAAGGCCGTCACGGGAGAGTACAA GTGGGAGAGCCCCGAGGGCATCGAGTTCGTGGTGAAGTACATCGCTGACGACAAGGGCTTCCGCGTCCTCGAGTCCAACGCCGTGCCCTCCGCCGGCGGCGTCCGCGCGGACGGCGAGCAGGCCGACCTCGAGGgggacgaagacgacgacgacgaagacgaagacgacaagTAA